A single Tuberibacillus sp. Marseille-P3662 DNA region contains:
- a CDS encoding aldo/keto reductase yields MSLSIPEVTLNDGVTLPVIGFGTYKLNGHKGVNAIHSAINAGYRLIDTAYNYENEGTVGEAIRRSSVPRKALSITSKLPGRYQTYDKAVTAIQESLYRANLDYYDLYLIHWPNPKQNHFVEAWQALIDAKKWGLIRSIGVCNFLPEHIERLEKETGIKPSINQIECHPFFNQEQQRIWHEEHNIKTESWSPLARANAVLQSETIGKIADDHNKTISQIILRWHYQLGVISIPKSSSPERQYENLSIFDFTLNETEMSTIAELTRPDGRINDQDPATYEEF; encoded by the coding sequence ATGAGTCTATCAATTCCAGAGGTGACACTGAATGATGGCGTGACATTGCCAGTTATAGGCTTTGGTACATATAAACTTAATGGTCACAAAGGCGTTAATGCCATCCATAGCGCCATTAATGCAGGTTATCGACTCATTGATACGGCGTATAATTATGAAAATGAAGGAACAGTTGGTGAAGCCATTCGGCGCAGTTCGGTTCCGAGAAAAGCTTTAAGCATTACATCCAAATTACCAGGTCGTTATCAAACCTACGATAAAGCTGTGACAGCCATTCAAGAGTCCTTATATCGTGCAAACTTGGATTATTATGATTTATATCTTATTCATTGGCCTAATCCTAAACAAAATCACTTTGTTGAAGCTTGGCAAGCATTAATTGATGCTAAAAAATGGGGGCTGATTCGCTCTATTGGTGTTTGTAATTTCTTACCTGAACACATCGAACGCTTAGAAAAGGAAACGGGCATCAAACCGAGCATCAACCAAATTGAATGTCACCCTTTTTTCAACCAAGAGCAACAAAGAATATGGCATGAAGAACATAACATAAAAACAGAATCTTGGAGTCCATTAGCTCGCGCTAATGCTGTTTTACAAAGTGAAACCATTGGAAAGATAGCCGATGATCATAATAAGACGATTTCACAAATTATTTTACGTTGGCATTATCAATTAGGGGTAATCTCCATTCCTAAATCTTCATCACCTGAACGGCAATATGAAAACCTATCTATTTTTGATTTTACCTTAAATGAGACAGAAATGAGCACGATTGCTGAATTAACACGCCCAGATGGAAGAATAAACGATCAAGATCCTGCCACTTATGAGGAATTCTAG
- a CDS encoding helix-hairpin-helix domain-containing protein, whose translation MSGNTNVKLPLTKEEKMRLRKAKVKLGQVHNQELDDLALILDESMDRAKVIKGVATFQQVPSIGHKLAEKIVYNLGISTLEEIKDESGAQLLDKLEQNLGVWTDPCVEDQIRCVINYANNPKSPRQWFDFTEERNLYRQRNGYPHSRPNKAWYE comes from the coding sequence GTGAGTGGAAATACAAACGTCAAGTTACCCTTAACAAAAGAAGAGAAAATGCGTCTGAGGAAAGCAAAAGTGAAATTGGGTCAAGTTCACAATCAGGAATTAGATGACTTAGCTCTCATATTAGATGAGTCAATGGATCGTGCAAAAGTTATTAAGGGGGTGGCAACGTTTCAGCAAGTCCCATCTATTGGTCACAAATTAGCTGAAAAAATCGTTTACAACCTCGGCATTAGTACCTTAGAAGAAATAAAAGATGAAAGTGGCGCTCAATTATTAGATAAACTGGAGCAAAATCTTGGTGTCTGGACTGACCCTTGTGTGGAAGACCAAATTCGATGTGTTATAAATTATGCCAATAATCCCAAAAGTCCTAGGCAATGGTTTGATTTCACTGAGGAAAGAAATTTATATCGGCAGAGAAACGGATATCCCCATTCAAGGCCAAATAAAGCTTGGTATGAGTAA
- a CDS encoding sugar O-acetyltransferase, protein MPTEKNKMLHGQLYQPTDATLVKEQKKAKRLTRLYNQTLETEDSKRTEILKDLFGSTGENIFIEPHFRCDYGYNIHVGENFYMNFDCVFLDVSDIRIGDHCFIAPGVHIYTAAHPLNPYERSSGLEYGIPVTIGHNVWIGGRAVLNPGVQIGDNVVVASGSVVTKNVPDNVVVGGNPAKIIKSIEV, encoded by the coding sequence TTGCCAACAGAAAAAAATAAGATGTTGCATGGTCAGCTATATCAACCTACTGATGCCACCTTAGTTAAAGAACAAAAAAAAGCTAAACGATTAACCCGATTATATAATCAAACATTAGAGACTGAAGACAGCAAACGTACTGAGATTTTAAAAGACCTCTTTGGATCTACTGGCGAAAATATTTTTATTGAACCCCATTTTCGATGTGACTATGGCTACAATATCCATGTTGGTGAGAACTTTTATATGAATTTTGACTGTGTATTCTTAGATGTAAGTGACATTCGCATTGGGGATCACTGTTTTATTGCTCCCGGTGTACATATCTATACTGCGGCGCATCCGTTAAATCCGTATGAAAGGAGTTCAGGGCTTGAATATGGCATCCCAGTTACGATTGGTCATAATGTATGGATTGGCGGAAGGGCTGTTCTCAATCCTGGTGTTCAAATCGGTGATAACGTCGTAGTGGCTTCCGGTTCAGTCGTGACAAAAAATGTTCCGGATAATGTTGTTGTAGGCGGTAACCCTGCAAAAATCATCAAATCAATCGAAGTATGA
- a CDS encoding fructose bisphosphate aldolase, with protein sequence MNNSQFDKIKNGKGFIAALDQSGGSTPKALADYGVPEDSYSTEEEMFDRVHQMRTRIITSPAFSADHILGVILFEQTMDRKIEGKYTADYLADEGIVPFLKVDKGLAEQENGVQLMKPIHDLEDTLRRANERNIFGTKMRSVIHEPNTSGIKDVVEQQFEIGKQIINSNLVPIIEPEVDIHSSNKEKSEEILRDELIKNLNNLSEDENVMLKLSIPTKANTYKELAEHPRVVRVVALSGGYTRDEANEKLKENEGLIASFSRALAADLNANQSDEEFNEALKSAIDTIYDASVNKN encoded by the coding sequence AGAACGGAAAAGGCTTTATCGCTGCACTTGACCAAAGCGGCGGCAGCACGCCAAAAGCATTAGCAGATTACGGTGTGCCTGAAGATTCTTATTCTACTGAGGAAGAAATGTTTGATCGGGTACACCAAATGCGGACTAGAATTATTACATCCCCTGCCTTTAGTGCCGACCATATCCTTGGCGTAATCCTATTCGAGCAGACGATGGATCGCAAAATAGAAGGTAAATATACAGCGGATTATCTTGCCGATGAAGGGATTGTTCCTTTTCTGAAGGTAGATAAAGGACTAGCAGAGCAAGAAAATGGCGTCCAGCTCATGAAACCAATCCATGACTTGGAAGATACGCTACGCCGTGCTAACGAACGGAATATTTTTGGTACTAAAATGCGTTCTGTCATCCATGAGCCGAATACCAGCGGCATCAAAGATGTAGTTGAGCAGCAATTCGAAATTGGAAAACAAATCATCAATTCCAACCTGGTTCCAATTATTGAACCGGAAGTAGATATTCACAGTTCCAATAAGGAAAAATCCGAAGAGATTTTACGAGATGAACTCATCAAAAACCTGAATAACTTATCAGAAGATGAGAACGTTATGCTTAAGCTCTCAATTCCAACGAAGGCCAATACTTATAAAGAACTGGCTGAACATCCGCGCGTTGTACGTGTTGTCGCTCTTTCAGGCGGCTATACCCGTGATGAAGCGAATGAGAAGTTAAAAGAAAATGAGGGTCTGATTGCCAGCTTCTCTCGGGCGTTGGCTGCTGACTTAAATGCCAATCAGTCTGACGAAGAGTTTAATGAGGCATTGAAGAGTGCTATAGATACGATTTACGATGCTTCTGTTAATAAAAATTAG